The DNA segment CATCTCCATCACGTAGTGGTAATTTAAGTGTAGCTTTATTAGGTTTTTTTCCTCCAAACTTCGCTAATCCGTCTTCAATTGCTGCATCTACTGCTTTATGCACAGCATTAATAGTTTTAGTATCTGATTTTGGAATCAATACTGATACGCTGTATCTTTCCTTGCTACCATTAATTGAAACTGGCTCCCAACCATTAAAATATGAAAATCTTGTGTTTACTCCTGTTACTACTTTTGTATCTTTTATTGCCATGATTATTTTTCCTCCATTACTTTAAATTCTTTATTTACATCATGTTTAACTATTTCTTTTCTTTTATCACTTTTTAAAACAAGCGTTGGTTTACCTTCAGGTTTTATTATATAATCTCCTAGAAGTTCATTAAATTTATCTTTTCCTAATAATTTCTGAAGCTCGGTTAATGTTATTAAACTTGTTTTATAAATATCCTTATATCCATTTTCTTCTAATATCTCTGCGACTCTTTCTTCATCTTTAATTTTTCTAATAGAGCGACCTTCTACTAATTTATAATTTGACCATTCTTTATCATTCTCTAAGGTTATTTTAGTTGCATATTCTTTTATTTCACTAGCCCATTTCACAAGATCATCAATATGTTCTAGTACCTCTTCTATCTCAGCATCATTTAATAGATGAGGTGAACGAAGTTGAAACCTCATAAGTTTATCATGATAATCTTTTCGAGCGCGTAATACAACATTACAGTTAGAAAACTGACACCAAGGTCCATAAGTTACAACCCCAAGTCCATTAAAAGCTAACTCTGCTTTTTCTTTAAGAACAGTATCAGCCCAATTTTTAAGTTCTTCTACTGATTTTTTGCTAGATGAAATATTATACTTTCTCGGTTGGAAAATAGTCATAACAACTTCATCAATATCATATAAAGCATCATAAATATTTAATGCACCAAGTGCATATAGCATCATCTGTGGATTTTCCTCAGCACTTACTTCGACTCCACGTCCATATTTTAAGTCAATAATATGTAGTATCTTATCCGCAATTATTATACAATCTCCTGTTCCAAAACCGTCTGGGACATAATTTGAAAAGTCCAACCTTTGTTCGATTAAAACTATCGGATCTTTAGTAGATTTCTTAATATTTTCTATTGTTTCTACTATATAATTAACATAATCATCTGTATAACTATCCATATCCTTATCAAAATATTTTAGCTTAGGTTTTCTAACTTTTTCTCCTAATACTTTTCTTAGCTTATATTCAGATAGTCTATGAGCATCAGTACCTTCATTTGCTACTTCAGATACTTCTTTTTCAAAGAAGTTTTCTAATCTTGGTAGCGGTGGACAAGTAAGCCATCTATGAGCACTTGATGCATTCAACAAAGCATGTTTTCCCATATTAAAGTTCCTCAGCTTTCTTCATTAGTTCAACGTAGTGTTTAGCTTCAACTTCTGATAGCTTGCTTACACCATAAGTTTTAATTAACTCTCTTACCTCTGCTTGCTTACCTTCTTGGGCTTTTTTAGCTAGTACCCCACGTACTTCTTCAAGTGAGATTGTTTGCTCTTCTTTAGTAGAGTTAGTTATTAATTCAGAACTCACATCTTCGACTACTTTTGATTTTTCTTCAACAGAAGTTTGTTCTAATTTTCCCTCAGTCATTACTTCACAAAGACTTTGAAGACTATCCGCTAATCGTCTTATATCCTCTATAACACTAAGCAATTGTTTTGTTTGACTCATATAGATTCACCCCTTTCTTAATTTCTTTAACATCTACAGAATGAATTGTCTGACCAGGTTTTAGTAAGTATACTTGAGTATATTCTCCAAATAACCACTGAACAATTTTCCTTGGTATCGTTATTCGAGATGCTTTTAAAATTTGAATCTCTTTATGATTTGAATCTGATACATTGATAATAACCTTATGTTTCATCAGTATCCCTCCTATTTATAATTTGTAAGTTAACCCCTACATATCTTAGTCAAAAAAAGAAGGAGTATTTTTAACCCCTTCTTACATTTTTTAATTAAATTTTCATTCTTAGTTTTTCTAATGCTTTTTTATGATACTTTGTCACCATCGCATTAGATATT comes from the Gemella morbillorum genome and includes:
- a CDS encoding DUF2800 domain-containing protein; protein product: MGKHALLNASSAHRWLTCPPLPRLENFFEKEVSEVANEGTDAHRLSEYKLRKVLGEKVRKPKLKYFDKDMDSYTDDYVNYIVETIENIKKSTKDPIVLIEQRLDFSNYVPDGFGTGDCIIIADKILHIIDLKYGRGVEVSAEENPQMMLYALGALNIYDALYDIDEVVMTIFQPRKYNISSSKKSVEELKNWADTVLKEKAELAFNGLGVVTYGPWCQFSNCNVVLRARKDYHDKLMRFQLRSPHLLNDAEIEEVLEHIDDLVKWASEIKEYATKITLENDKEWSNYKLVEGRSIRKIKDEERVAEILEENGYKDIYKTSLITLTELQKLLGKDKFNELLGDYIIKPEGKPTLVLKSDKRKEIVKHDVNKEFKVMEEK
- a CDS encoding rRNA biogenesis protein rrp5; translation: MSQTKQLLSVIEDIRRLADSLQSLCEVMTEGKLEQTSVEEKSKVVEDVSSELITNSTKEEQTISLEEVRGVLAKKAQEGKQAEVRELIKTYGVSKLSEVEAKHYVELMKKAEEL